In Terriglobales bacterium, the following are encoded in one genomic region:
- a CDS encoding O-antigen ligase family protein, which translates to MNLNQKTMLADAGQQARGAPAAEPLAPDANQNPVRDAIAAWLNETIFLCLCLISILAPHETQWAFIVFLVALPVWVIRLGLVRKFEQQPFLLPSLLFLTLAAVATALSYAPTLSRARLGWFTLIILAVVVAQNISSVKQVKILTCLLLASTMVSVARTGWQYVHGIGTELVTISPDTNLYQRGLRSGDIVQSINGHPTRTPQQWSAALKATQADKTLSLRIARNAPLVIFNVQVDGNDLQQWLSQPGNIPKRGRPPRAQGHFYHYIPYAGMLLQVGLLTFGLLVSSWKERTAARWILAVIFLGTSAALLATVTRTYMAALLLGCAFVFWVMFKRIRMAALIALVLAFIVGTVWIQRERNMGWLALGDAGSEFRWLMWKDAPRLVAEHPVFGVGPDSELVYGEQWNLAAFKKFPLRSHFHSTFIELAVDCGLPCLAVWVWLMIAYLLFLARSWKQVQHGEWFARGVFLGIFGAVVAFVMSSFVHYTLGDGEVMLLIWLFMGIAIALVRVLDLSQQQRTETP; encoded by the coding sequence TTGAACCTAAATCAGAAAACTATGCTGGCTGATGCCGGCCAGCAAGCCCGGGGTGCGCCGGCGGCAGAGCCTCTTGCTCCTGATGCCAATCAAAATCCGGTCCGTGACGCAATTGCCGCCTGGTTGAATGAGACGATTTTCCTCTGCCTTTGCCTGATCTCCATCCTTGCTCCTCATGAGACGCAGTGGGCCTTCATCGTCTTTCTGGTGGCACTCCCGGTTTGGGTTATACGGCTGGGGCTAGTCAGAAAGTTCGAGCAACAGCCGTTCCTGCTGCCTTCGCTGCTCTTTCTAACGCTTGCCGCAGTTGCAACCGCACTCTCCTATGCCCCAACCCTGAGCCGGGCACGGTTGGGCTGGTTCACCTTGATCATCCTGGCGGTGGTTGTAGCCCAGAACATAAGCAGCGTGAAGCAAGTCAAGATCCTGACTTGTCTGCTTCTGGCTTCAACTATGGTCAGTGTGGCACGAACGGGATGGCAATACGTCCACGGAATCGGCACGGAGCTGGTCACAATTTCTCCGGATACGAACCTGTACCAGCGTGGGCTGCGGTCGGGAGACATCGTGCAATCCATCAACGGACATCCCACACGAACTCCGCAACAATGGAGTGCAGCGCTCAAAGCCACACAGGCAGACAAAACACTCTCGCTCCGCATTGCCCGCAATGCGCCTCTGGTAATTTTTAATGTGCAAGTTGATGGAAATGACCTTCAACAGTGGTTGAGCCAACCTGGCAACATTCCAAAACGCGGACGTCCACCGCGCGCGCAAGGCCACTTTTATCACTACATCCCCTATGCCGGCATGCTGCTGCAGGTTGGCTTGCTGACCTTTGGACTGCTGGTTTCGAGTTGGAAAGAACGGACCGCGGCCCGGTGGATTCTAGCTGTGATTTTTCTTGGGACTTCCGCGGCGTTGCTCGCGACCGTGACCCGGACCTATATGGCTGCCCTGCTGCTGGGATGCGCGTTTGTGTTTTGGGTAATGTTCAAACGGATTCGTATGGCCGCCCTGATCGCACTGGTTTTGGCCTTCATTGTGGGCACGGTCTGGATCCAAAGAGAACGAAACATGGGATGGCTGGCACTGGGAGATGCGGGAAGCGAGTTCCGTTGGCTCATGTGGAAAGATGCGCCCCGGCTGGTTGCGGAGCATCCCGTGTTTGGCGTGGGACCCGACAGCGAACTGGTGTATGGCGAACAATGGAACCTTGCCGCTTTTAAGAAATTTCCGCTGCGCAGCCATTTTCACTCTACGTTTATCGAATTAGCAGTGGATTGTGGATTGCCTTGCCTGGCTGTATGGGTGTGGCTCATGATTGCCTACCTGCTTTTTCTGGCACGCTCGTGGAAACAAGTGCAGCATGGCGAGTGGTTCGCGCGTGGTGTCTTTTTGGGAATATTTGGGGCTGTGGTTGCATTCGTGATGAGTTCTTTTGTTCATTACACCCTGGGCGATGGTGAAGTCATGCTCCTGATCTGGTTGTTCATGGGAATTGCAATCGCCCTGGTGCGAGTGCTTGACCTCAGCCAACAGCAGCGGACAGAAACCCCATGA
- a CDS encoding tail fiber domain-containing protein: protein MYLQRSAAILVFFAVILLVLPLLSQTQVAGLRPELVWQQTSPTAQGLDGSVLYQIVYRSNSLPDAPKTPAPTNPGNAANGRVLNTVGTTTTAPTGGTWLIGGNAGITCTASPCKDYLGTSDNNAFEIRVGGNRALRIEPQFDSGSSNSFTPNLIAGFSGNAVTDGAIGATIAGGGEAGAGNSVTAKFGTVSGGLNNMVNGASGTVSGGQSNNAMGIHAAICGGSQNAAIGQGSTIAGGVGNSANGEGAFVAGGGSNSAGGNYSFAAGHHASTRGDAGTFVWGDDSSSTDVRPTGPNQFVARSSGGVVFYSNPALSSGVVLEPGGGSWSSLSDRNMKEHFAGVDATQVLAEVLQLPIATWNYKSQSAGIRHIGPAAQDFYAAFKVGEDERRITDIDEGGVALAAIQGLNQKLEAELKAKDEQLAEQQQVNSQQEQEIRKLMEAVEKLRRQVEARN from the coding sequence ATGTATCTGCAACGTTCTGCAGCGATTCTTGTATTTTTCGCCGTCATACTTCTGGTGTTACCTTTGCTCTCGCAGACCCAGGTTGCCGGCCTGCGGCCGGAGCTCGTGTGGCAGCAAACCTCGCCCACAGCCCAGGGCCTCGATGGTTCCGTGCTATACCAAATTGTTTATCGTTCCAACTCCCTGCCTGATGCACCCAAGACGCCGGCCCCAACCAATCCTGGCAACGCCGCGAACGGTCGTGTATTGAATACTGTCGGAACGACCACCACAGCACCAACCGGCGGCACGTGGTTGATTGGCGGCAACGCAGGCATCACCTGTACCGCTTCGCCTTGCAAAGATTATCTCGGAACCAGCGACAACAACGCATTTGAAATTCGTGTGGGAGGGAACCGGGCCCTGCGCATCGAGCCGCAATTTGATTCTGGCAGCAGCAACAGTTTTACACCCAACCTGATTGCCGGCTTCAGCGGCAATGCGGTTACTGATGGAGCCATAGGTGCCACCATCGCGGGCGGCGGCGAAGCCGGCGCGGGGAATAGCGTGACCGCTAAGTTTGGCACCGTGAGCGGCGGGCTGAACAACATGGTCAACGGTGCATCGGGGACCGTCAGTGGCGGACAAAGTAACAACGCCATGGGAATCCATGCCGCCATCTGCGGGGGCTCGCAAAATGCCGCCATTGGACAGGGCTCAACCATTGCCGGCGGGGTCGGCAACAGCGCCAATGGTGAAGGTGCATTTGTTGCTGGTGGAGGCTCCAACAGCGCTGGCGGTAACTATAGCTTTGCTGCCGGCCACCATGCCAGCACCCGTGGGGATGCAGGGACCTTCGTCTGGGGAGACGATTCCAGCAGCACCGATGTCAGGCCCACTGGCCCGAACCAATTCGTAGCAAGAAGCTCTGGTGGGGTGGTCTTTTACAGCAATCCTGCTCTTAGCTCTGGCGTGGTGCTTGAGCCCGGCGGCGGCTCATGGTCTTCTCTCAGCGACCGCAACATGAAAGAGCACTTTGCCGGCGTTGATGCGACGCAAGTGCTGGCCGAGGTTTTGCAGTTGCCCATCGCGACCTGGAATTACAAGTCGCAGAGCGCCGGCATCCGCCACATCGGCCCCGCCGCGCAGGATTTTTATGCGGCCTTCAAAGTAGGAGAAGATGAGCGCCGCATCACCGATATTGATGAAGGCGGCGTTGCCCTGGCTGCCATTCAGGGATTGAATCAAAAACTGGAAGCCGAGCTCAAAGCAAAAGACGAACAACTGGCCGAGCAGCAACAAGTGAACAGCCAGCAGGAGCAGGAAATCCGCAAGCTGATGGAAGCAGTAGAGAAGCTGCGCCGACAGGTGGAAGCCAGAAACTAG
- a CDS encoding NAD(P)/FAD-dependent oxidoreductase, translated as MDVAIFGAGIAGLMAAITLRAQGHHCRIYERLSRGHETGMGFILTPEGVDCLQKFGVRFSGAFSGVPLNRYCCRNAAGEILHEQAMPAGARSMRRCHLISALIGALPANDTLAFGAELSGLEFGESGRVTVACLSSGTRIHADLYVAADGIRSQARQALFPDWPASPAQVLEIVGLLRCDKTIRWAGHDFNKFHAPSGGTALGILPVDPYHVVWYLQFDAHRFPPPKENGNASPEARHAFVEKLVGDWADPVPHLLAKTDFSRVYLWRPMDTDPVPHFYQGNLVLVGDAAHPLSPFTSQGVSSALADAVALASAVNAKVNTGSDLTHALAAYSVERREQCAPYVAKGRELTQQFLKPQAVNGTLLPVA; from the coding sequence ATGGATGTCGCAATTTTCGGCGCTGGAATCGCTGGTTTGATGGCAGCCATTACCTTGCGTGCGCAGGGGCACCATTGCCGTATTTATGAGCGTCTTAGTCGTGGCCATGAAACTGGCATGGGGTTTATCTTGACCCCAGAAGGCGTTGATTGCTTGCAGAAATTCGGAGTGCGCTTCAGCGGCGCTTTCAGCGGTGTGCCGCTTAATCGTTACTGCTGCCGCAATGCAGCCGGCGAGATTCTGCACGAGCAAGCCATGCCTGCCGGCGCCCGCAGCATGCGGCGTTGTCATCTTATATCCGCATTGATCGGCGCTTTGCCGGCAAATGACACGCTTGCTTTTGGCGCTGAGTTAAGTGGTCTGGAGTTCGGTGAAAGCGGTCGAGTTACGGTGGCCTGCTTGAGTTCAGGCACGCGCATTCATGCCGATTTGTACGTTGCCGCCGATGGTATACGTTCGCAGGCAAGGCAAGCTTTGTTTCCTGATTGGCCTGCGTCGCCAGCCCAGGTGCTGGAAATCGTTGGACTTCTACGCTGTGACAAAACCATACGATGGGCCGGCCACGACTTCAACAAATTCCATGCGCCAAGTGGAGGCACTGCTCTCGGTATTTTGCCCGTGGATCCATACCACGTAGTTTGGTATCTGCAATTTGACGCACACCGTTTTCCTCCGCCGAAAGAAAACGGCAATGCCAGTCCCGAGGCGCGGCATGCTTTCGTGGAAAAATTGGTAGGGGACTGGGCCGATCCTGTCCCGCATCTGCTTGCCAAGACTGATTTCTCGCGAGTGTATCTTTGGCGCCCAATGGATACCGATCCTGTGCCGCACTTCTATCAGGGCAACCTGGTTTTGGTCGGTGATGCCGCGCATCCCCTGTCGCCGTTTACCAGCCAGGGAGTATCATCGGCACTTGCCGATGCGGTTGCGCTCGCGAGCGCCGTAAACGCAAAGGTCAACACCGGAAGCGATCTCACCCATGCTCTTGCCGCCTACTCCGTCGAGCGTCGTGAGCAGTGCGCTCCCTACGTCGCCAAAGGACGCGAGCTGACCCAGCAGTTTCTCAAACCCCAGGCTGTCAATGGCACTTTGCTGCCCGTAGCTTAA
- a CDS encoding FAD-containing oxidoreductase codes for MPKAYDAIIIGTGQAGPFLAQRLAAAGMKVAIVERKLFGGTCVNTGCIPTKTMVASAYAARVAQRAAEYGVTLDGTVRVDMKKVKARKDAISGKSRVGMETWLKRMENCTVYQGHARFESPREVRVGSELLSSERIFINVGGRAVVPPMPGLDQISYLTNSSMMEVDFLPSHLVIVGGSYVGLEFGQMFRRFGSEVTIVEQTSRLISREDEDVSLAIQQILQQEGINLRLNAKCIAFARHEQGIAARVDCTEDAPEVMGSHVLLAVGRRPNTDDLGLDKAGVVTDARGYIVVDDQLRTNVPGIWALGDCNGKGAFTHTSYNDFEIVAANLLDNDPRRVSDRILTYALYIDPPLGRAGLTEADVRQSGKRVLIGKRPMTKVGRAVEKGETQGFMKIFVDADSKQILGAAILGTGGDEVIHSILDVMYAKAPYTTIQRAVHIHPTVSELIPTMLGELKPLSA; via the coding sequence ATGCCCAAAGCATACGACGCAATCATTATTGGTACCGGACAAGCTGGACCCTTTCTGGCCCAGCGTCTCGCGGCCGCCGGAATGAAAGTTGCAATTGTCGAACGAAAGTTGTTCGGAGGCACTTGCGTCAACACCGGATGCATCCCAACCAAGACCATGGTGGCCAGCGCCTATGCTGCTCGAGTTGCGCAACGCGCCGCCGAGTATGGTGTGACGCTGGATGGGACCGTCCGGGTTGATATGAAGAAGGTGAAGGCCCGTAAAGATGCCATCTCCGGCAAATCGCGCGTGGGCATGGAGACCTGGCTTAAGCGCATGGAAAACTGTACGGTATACCAGGGACATGCTCGCTTCGAGTCTCCACGAGAGGTCAGAGTCGGGAGCGAATTGCTCAGCTCCGAACGCATCTTTATTAATGTAGGCGGGCGCGCCGTGGTTCCTCCCATGCCGGGACTCGACCAGATTTCATACCTGACGAACTCTTCCATGATGGAAGTTGATTTTCTGCCCAGCCATCTGGTGATCGTGGGTGGCAGCTATGTCGGCCTGGAATTTGGGCAGATGTTTCGCCGCTTCGGCAGCGAGGTAACCATTGTGGAGCAAACTTCCCGTCTGATCTCCCGCGAAGATGAAGATGTTTCCCTTGCCATCCAGCAGATCTTGCAGCAGGAAGGCATCAACCTTCGCCTGAATGCAAAGTGCATTGCCTTTGCCAGGCACGAGCAGGGGATCGCCGCGCGTGTTGATTGCACCGAGGACGCTCCCGAAGTAATGGGCAGCCATGTGTTGCTTGCCGTCGGACGCCGCCCAAACACCGATGACCTCGGTCTCGACAAAGCCGGCGTTGTAACCGATGCCCGTGGCTACATCGTAGTGGATGACCAACTACGCACCAATGTTCCCGGAATCTGGGCGCTGGGAGATTGCAATGGCAAGGGCGCTTTCACGCACACCTCTTACAACGATTTTGAAATCGTGGCCGCGAATCTTCTCGACAACGACCCGCGCCGGGTCTCGGACCGCATTCTGACCTACGCTCTCTATATTGATCCGCCCCTGGGACGAGCTGGTTTGACTGAGGCCGACGTCCGGCAATCAGGGAAGCGTGTGCTCATCGGAAAGCGCCCCATGACCAAAGTCGGCCGCGCCGTGGAAAAAGGTGAAACGCAAGGTTTCATGAAAATATTCGTTGATGCTGATAGCAAGCAGATTTTAGGAGCAGCCATCCTGGGCACCGGCGGGGACGAGGTCATCCACAGCATTCTCGATGTCATGTACGCCAAAGCGCCATACACCACGATACAAAGGGCCGTGCACATTCATCCCACGGTTTCAGAGCTGATTCCAACCATGCTGGGCGAGCTGAAACCTTTGAGCGCATAA
- a CDS encoding FAD-dependent oxidoreductase, translating into MKTVFVVGAGPAGMFAAQKIAQSGHEVIILNRDIKPGGLAEYGIYPTKDKMKNGLRKQFAKVLSLPNVHYIGHVAVGDGLPITIADLREFSPSALVFSVGAQGTKKLGLAGDDSRGVYCAKDFVYYYNQLPPFASQDFSVGKRIAIVGMGNVMVDLAHWLLIDDPKHSAEEVIVIARRGPFEAKFDLKEFVYVERFLDRQAFQEELTRIQPQLAAVGQDIAKVAEDTFPILNKPPQPAERSRLLFRFLCSPQAIHADASGRINRLTITENVLFERDGSIACKAIDKTIDLDVDTMIFAIGDVADPTLGLPYSKDCYVTCSDPVDPKRPIYEVLDPQIGKAMEGIYVVGWARKASEGLVGIARHDGEVGAANVLAYLEGAPKKTSACYDQIKRHLISKGLRIVEKSDLEHLARAEEKQAQERGLPWFKFSEDEDMLAAIEQEKAKAVSVVASS; encoded by the coding sequence GTGAAAACTGTATTCGTGGTGGGTGCAGGGCCGGCCGGAATGTTTGCGGCGCAGAAAATTGCTCAAAGCGGGCATGAAGTCATTATTCTCAATCGCGACATCAAGCCCGGCGGTTTGGCCGAGTATGGCATCTATCCCACCAAAGACAAGATGAAGAACGGGCTGCGCAAGCAGTTCGCCAAGGTCCTCAGCCTGCCCAACGTGCATTACATCGGGCACGTTGCAGTGGGCGATGGACTACCGATTACTATCGCGGATCTACGCGAGTTCTCACCTTCGGCGCTGGTCTTTTCCGTGGGCGCGCAGGGCACGAAAAAACTGGGACTCGCGGGCGATGACTCACGCGGCGTCTATTGTGCCAAGGACTTCGTGTATTACTACAATCAACTGCCGCCCTTTGCCTCGCAGGATTTCTCTGTGGGCAAGCGCATTGCCATTGTGGGAATGGGCAATGTGATGGTGGACTTAGCCCATTGGCTTTTGATTGACGATCCCAAGCACAGCGCTGAAGAAGTTATCGTAATCGCGCGGCGCGGTCCGTTTGAAGCCAAGTTTGACCTGAAAGAATTTGTTTATGTCGAGAGGTTTCTTGACCGGCAGGCGTTTCAGGAAGAATTGACGCGCATTCAGCCGCAGCTTGCCGCTGTAGGGCAGGACATCGCTAAAGTCGCAGAAGACACATTTCCCATTTTGAATAAACCGCCACAACCGGCGGAGCGCAGCCGCCTGCTCTTTCGCTTTCTATGCTCGCCGCAGGCGATCCATGCGGATGCCAGCGGCCGCATCAACCGTCTCACAATCACGGAAAACGTATTATTCGAGCGCGATGGCAGCATCGCATGCAAAGCAATCGACAAAACTATTGATCTTGATGTGGACACGATGATCTTTGCCATTGGCGATGTTGCCGATCCCACTTTGGGATTGCCCTATAGCAAGGACTGTTATGTAACCTGTTCGGACCCGGTTGATCCGAAGCGCCCTATCTACGAGGTCCTTGACCCGCAAATCGGAAAGGCCATGGAGGGAATCTACGTGGTCGGATGGGCACGCAAAGCCAGTGAAGGGCTGGTTGGCATTGCCCGGCACGATGGTGAAGTGGGCGCTGCCAATGTGCTGGCGTATCTGGAGGGCGCACCGAAAAAAACCTCAGCCTGCTACGACCAGATCAAACGTCACCTCATTTCCAAGGGCCTGCGCATCGTGGAGAAATCTGATCTCGAACATCTGGCACGCGCCGAGGAAAAACAGGCGCAAGAGCGAGGACTACCCTGGTTTAAATTCTCGGAAGATGAAGACATGCTGGCGGCGATTGAGCAGGAAAAAGCCAAGGCGGTTTCGGTGGTGGCGAGTTCGTAG
- a CDS encoding zinc-dependent alcohol dehydrogenase family protein, which translates to MRALVLKTPAPVDSSPLVREDIPIPEPGADEILIQVLACGICRTDLHVVEGELQPKLPSVIPGHQVVGRVVRAGAKAGKYASGSRVGVPWLHRTDGTCEYCMRGRENLCVNALFTGYTAQGGYAEYIVAPEEFVYPIPAGFEDTQAAPLLCAGIIGFRALRLANLQAGDALAIYGFGAAGHVAIQVARHWKIKVVVCTREEKHRKLARELGAEWVGGAYDTPPVGLNAAIIFAPAGELVPAALQALKKAGTLVLGGIYMSPIPSFPYELLYHERVIRSVANNTRQDGIDFLQVAAEIPIRTQIETFPLEQANSALQALKHDAIRGAGVLTVAKNSGSRGQ; encoded by the coding sequence ATGCGAGCTCTCGTGCTCAAGACTCCCGCACCTGTCGACAGCAGTCCACTGGTGCGCGAAGACATTCCCATTCCTGAACCTGGCGCTGATGAAATTCTTATCCAGGTCCTGGCCTGCGGAATCTGTAGAACCGACCTGCACGTGGTCGAGGGCGAGCTGCAACCGAAGCTGCCCAGCGTTATTCCCGGCCACCAGGTTGTGGGACGTGTGGTTCGCGCTGGGGCCAAGGCCGGCAAGTATGCGTCCGGCTCAAGAGTTGGTGTCCCCTGGCTGCATCGCACCGACGGCACATGTGAGTATTGCATGCGCGGACGCGAGAACTTGTGCGTGAACGCCCTATTCACCGGCTACACAGCGCAGGGCGGATACGCAGAATATATCGTTGCGCCGGAAGAGTTCGTCTATCCCATTCCTGCCGGCTTCGAAGATACACAGGCAGCACCGCTGCTCTGCGCGGGAATCATCGGTTTCCGCGCACTCCGGCTTGCCAACCTGCAAGCGGGAGATGCGCTGGCCATCTATGGGTTCGGAGCGGCTGGTCATGTGGCGATCCAAGTCGCGCGTCATTGGAAGATCAAAGTCGTAGTTTGTACGCGTGAAGAAAAGCACCGCAAGCTGGCGCGTGAACTGGGAGCGGAGTGGGTGGGCGGAGCTTACGATACTCCACCGGTTGGGCTGAACGCCGCGATCATCTTCGCTCCGGCTGGAGAGCTGGTGCCGGCGGCATTGCAGGCGCTGAAAAAAGCGGGCACGCTGGTTCTGGGCGGAATTTACATGAGCCCGATTCCTTCTTTTCCCTATGAGTTGCTTTATCACGAGCGGGTGATCCGCAGCGTAGCCAACAATACCCGGCAAGACGGCATTGATTTTCTGCAGGTGGCCGCTGAAATTCCTATCCGGACGCAAATCGAGACGTTCCCCCTGGAGCAGGCGAATTCAGCATTGCAGGCACTGAAACACGATGCTATCCGCGGAGCGGGTGTGTTGACCGTCGCAAAAAATAGCGGAAGTCGAGGACAATGA
- a CDS encoding DUF433 domain-containing protein: MSGAHKNPKNYEERIVRDPQICGGEPVFKGTRVTLRTVLASLAEGDSTEEILADFSSLKNEDIQAAIAFAAASAEEDLPVPTVPQIR, encoded by the coding sequence ATGAGTGGCGCACACAAAAATCCAAAGAACTACGAAGAACGAATCGTGCGCGATCCACAAATTTGCGGTGGAGAACCAGTCTTCAAGGGCACGCGGGTAACCCTGCGCACTGTTCTTGCCAGCCTGGCCGAGGGAGATTCTACCGAGGAAATCCTTGCTGATTTCAGCAGCCTGAAAAATGAGGATATTCAGGCAGCAATTGCCTTTGCCGCAGCTTCTGCAGAAGAAGACCTGCCCGTGCCGACAGTTCCACAGATTCGATGA